The DNA window GGCGCATAGAGCGTGCCCATATAGCCCGAAGACGACAGCGGCGGCTGCTCATTGGTGAGGTTGCGCACGCCAAAGCGCAGGCTGGTGCCCTTGAGAGTGCCCTCGGTCAGGCGATAATCCGCATAGAGATTGCCGGTGATCTGGCTCTGCACCACCCAGGCATTGCCCACCGAATCGAGCAGGCTGGTGTCATCCACGCTGCCGATGAACTGGGTGAAGCCGCCCACGGTGAGATTGCCCAGCGACCAGGTCAGCGCGGCGGACCATTTCCACGCGGGCTTGCCGTTCTGCCTCAGCAGGTCGCCGCCGCCCGTGATCGTGGTCCCCGCATTGATCTGCCCCGCCGCGCGGGCCGCCAGCAGTTGCGCGATGCCCGGCGAGGGATCCTGATAATAGCGGAAGAGATGCGACAGATTGAAGGAGGCATTGAAGCTGCCGATGCGGGTACGCGGCGTGTTGTAGACCACATTGATATCGAGCCCGCGCACCGTCTGCGGCAGCAGGTTCACATACTGGTCCTTCACATAAAGCACCTGACCCGCAGGGGTCAGCCCCGTGCCCGCGAAGGCCGCAATGTCGTCGGCGGTCGGCGCGGCGCGCACCACATTGGGGTTGGAGCTGCCGCTCTGGCGCAGCAGATAGTCCTGAATCAGCGCATTGCCTTCACCGAAGACGCCGACCAGCCCCTTCTGCTTGACCTGCCAATAGTCGCCCGTCAGCGTCAGATGGCCCAGCCCCTGCGGCAGCGGCGGTTCCAGCACCACGCCCATCGACAGGGTGGTGTCACGCTCGGGCTGCAGATCGGGGTTGCCGGCGCGCTGCGCGGTCACCGAATTGGAGCGCGTGCACTGCGAGAAGGCCGAGATCCGCCCGGCGCGCAGATCCGCCTCGCAGAAGGCGTAATCGGTGCGCGTGTTGGTGCGGGTGACCAGCGAGGCGTTGGTCTGCTCCAGATTGGGCGCGCGGAAGGATTTCGCCCAGGAGGCGCGGAAACGGATGCCCTTCACAATGTCCCAAGCGCCCGCGAATTTGGGCACCGCCACCGGGCCGAAATCGCTGTAGCTTTCGAAACGGCCCGCTGCCTGGAACTCCAGATTGTGGATCAGCGGCACATGCATCTCGGGCGAGATCGCGGGAATGGCCAATTCGCCATAAAGCGAGAACACCTCGCGCGTGCCATGCGTGTCGGGGTTGATGCTGTTGGGCACGAAATTGCTGGCGACCACACCGGTGATCGGATCGACAAAATTGACCGTGCCGTCGATGCCGGAATCGCGATCGTCGAGCTGGCTTTCGCGCCGCGCTTCCAGCCCCGCCGCGATGCCCACATTGCCCGCGGGCAGCTTGAGCAGATCGCGCCGTGACACGCGGAAGTCATAGGTGGCCAGCGTCGTCTTGTCGAAGCGGGTCAGCTTTTCCCGGATCGAATCGATGGTGGCCTGGCTGTTGGGCGTGCCATCCCCCACCGAAGGATTGCCCAGCGTGCCGCCGTTGAAGACATTATAGGCATCGGGCGTGGAAAGGGCGAGCGCCGCCTGCAGCTTGCTGCGCGAGATGTTGTCGCTGACATCGCGCACGGTCGCCTCGGAATAGCTGAGCGCGCTTTCCCAGTTCCAGCTGTCCCAGTTGCCGCGCAGGCCGAACAGCAGGCGGAACTGCTTGTTCGTCACATCGACGTTGATGTTGCCCAGATCGGAGAAGGAATAGCCCGTGATCGTCACCGGCAGACCAGCGGCGGGCACATTGGTCCCCGCGATGCGGTTGGGATTGACCGTGCCATTGGCAAAGACCGCCGCACCATACGGATTGTAGTAATTGCTGGCCGGAACCGTGATCGGGATCGAGGAGAGCGTCGAAATCGGGCTCTGCTGCGCATGGGTCTTGGCGTAATAGAAGCCGCCCTCGAAGAAGGCGGTGACATGGTCACTGATGTCGTAATGGCCGCTGGAGAACAGGTTCACACGGTTGAGCGCAGGCAGCACCGAAAGCCCGCCAGCCGCATTGTCGAGCCGCAGATTGCGGTTGACGCCCGATGTCGCCAGCGCGCCGGTGGCATCGCACAGGCCGTTGCCGATGGCGATCGCGCAGCCACTGCTGGTGGTGGGCTGGATATGGAAGGCGCCCGAAGCGCTGGTCAGCGCGGTGGTGCCCTGCCGGATCGTGCCGAAGCTGGAAGGCGTCGCCGCCGAGACCCAGGGCGTCGTGGTGCTGCGCCCATCGAGCGAGGTGGCGGTGGCAAAAGCCGTGCCCGCGAACAGCGGCGTCTTGTTCGAAGAGGCCGTATAGGCCTGATCGGTCGAGAGAATGCCCGTGCCATGGTCATAGGTGGCGTTGAGCGTGATGTTGCCGCGCCCTTCGGCAAAATTCTTGCCGAACAGGCCGCTGGCGTTGAACTCGCGCAGGCGGGTGCCTTCCGCCCCGCCATATTGCACCGACATATCCGCGCCGTTGAAATTGGTCTTCAGCACGGTGTTGACCACGCCCGCCACGGCATCGGCGCCATAGATGGCGGCGGCGCCATCGCGCAGCACCTCCAGTCGCTCCAGCCCGTTCACGGGGATGGCATTGCTGTTGTAGCCCAGCACCGGCACAAGCTGGTCATTGGCCTGGCTGGTGGGGTGGGTGACGACACGGCGCCCGTTGAGCAGCACCAGCGTGTTGCCGACGCCAAGGTTGCGCAGATTGATCGAATTGACGTCGCCGCGCGCCGAATTGCTGCTGCCCGCCGTATATTGCGCGTTGAACGTCACATCGCCCATCTGCGGGATCGAGCGGAACAGGTCCTGGCCATTCACCGCGCCGCTCGCGGCGATAAGCTGCTGGTCGACCACGGTGACCGGCAGAGCGGCGTTGAGCTTGGCTCCCTTGATCTGCGAGCCGACCACGGTGATGGCTGCTGCCTCGCCCTCGCTGGGCGCCGTATCGGCGGAAGGTGCGGCGGCGGGCGCGTCCTGCCCCTGAGCCGCCTGGGTGAACATCGCCATGGCCAGCACAAAGCTGCTGGCACGCGCGATCAGCCCCGCGCGTTTGTGTCGCTTGATCATGATAGTCCCCGTTTCGTTGGGCTAAAACCCCAGCCCGTGCGTGCAGCATGGAGAACAAAGACCGCGCCCCAAACGCAGCAAATGTTCATACCACACAAGTCAATCTTGATTTCCTATTTACTTTATAGGATTTAAGCGTTGAACGAATGACCTTGTCAATCACGGCGATCATCGACATGACCATATTGCCGCATATAAAATCCATAGTATTGGAATTTATCATCGAATTATGATCACCTTGACGCAGCAATCTATACGTCCTTCACCCTCTTCATGATCGCTGCTTTGTCGTTCACGCGACATCACGCGCCCAAAGACTGTTTTCGGAGACCATCATGACCAAGCGCTTCCTTTGCGCT is part of the Novosphingobium sp. genome and encodes:
- a CDS encoding TonB-dependent receptor, encoding MIKRHKRAGLIARASSFVLAMAMFTQAAQGQDAPAAAPSADTAPSEGEAAAITVVGSQIKGAKLNAALPVTVVDQQLIAASGAVNGQDLFRSIPQMGDVTFNAQYTAGSSNSARGDVNSINLRNLGVGNTLVLLNGRRVVTHPTSQANDQLVPVLGYNSNAIPVNGLERLEVLRDGAAAIYGADAVAGVVNTVLKTNFNGADMSVQYGGAEGTRLREFNASGLFGKNFAEGRGNITLNATYDHGTGILSTDQAYTASSNKTPLFAGTAFATATSLDGRSTTTPWVSAATPSSFGTIRQGTTALTSASGAFHIQPTTSSGCAIAIGNGLCDATGALATSGVNRNLRLDNAAGGLSVLPALNRVNLFSSGHYDISDHVTAFFEGGFYYAKTHAQQSPISTLSSIPITVPASNYYNPYGAAVFANGTVNPNRIAGTNVPAAGLPVTITGYSFSDLGNINVDVTNKQFRLLFGLRGNWDSWNWESALSYSEATVRDVSDNISRSKLQAALALSTPDAYNVFNGGTLGNPSVGDGTPNSQATIDSIREKLTRFDKTTLATYDFRVSRRDLLKLPAGNVGIAAGLEARRESQLDDRDSGIDGTVNFVDPITGVVASNFVPNSINPDTHGTREVFSLYGELAIPAISPEMHVPLIHNLEFQAAGRFESYSDFGPVAVPKFAGAWDIVKGIRFRASWAKSFRAPNLEQTNASLVTRTNTRTDYAFCEADLRAGRISAFSQCTRSNSVTAQRAGNPDLQPERDTTLSMGVVLEPPLPQGLGHLTLTGDYWQVKQKGLVGVFGEGNALIQDYLLRQSGSSNPNVVRAAPTADDIAAFAGTGLTPAGQVLYVKDQYVNLLPQTVRGLDINVVYNTPRTRIGSFNASFNLSHLFRYYQDPSPGIAQLLAARAAGQINAGTTITGGGDLLRQNGKPAWKWSAALTWSLGNLTVGGFTQFIGSVDDTSLLDSVGNAWVVQSQITGNLYADYRLTEGTLKGTSLRFGVRNLTNEQPPLSSSGYMGTLYAPYARYWYASVRHKF